A region of Streptomyces sp. NBC_01788 DNA encodes the following proteins:
- a CDS encoding universal stress protein, with translation MSRPGDRRPIVVGVDPDPAHRMAVAWAADEAARRRLPLRPVHVEGIPTRGCRRPDVPPSWEEWNESLHTAGKQVLGEATDFVAARHPRLEVEALLAEGDPVWVLREQSRDATALVLGSRHLSRRQEVFGSASVALPVMAHTHCPLVVVPEPEHITQDPAYYVVGVDGSEHSAAAVDMAFEEAALRGAELRAVFVWEPGPFRIFDKYEPQQECRRLLSEIVAGRHARFPEVELRHEVVVGHPVQVLTEASSHALGLVVGTRGRGGFAGMLLGSVSQGVLHHAGCPVIAVPTHG, from the coding sequence ATGTCCCGGCCCGGTGACCGCCGGCCGATCGTGGTGGGCGTCGATCCTGATCCGGCCCACCGGATGGCAGTTGCCTGGGCCGCCGACGAGGCCGCCCGCCGACGGCTGCCATTGCGCCCGGTCCACGTCGAGGGCATACCAACCAGGGGCTGCCGGAGGCCGGACGTCCCGCCCTCGTGGGAGGAATGGAACGAGTCGCTGCACACGGCCGGGAAGCAGGTGCTCGGTGAGGCCACGGACTTCGTCGCGGCTCGGCACCCGCGGCTGGAGGTGGAAGCTCTGCTGGCGGAGGGCGACCCGGTGTGGGTGCTGCGCGAGCAGAGCCGCGACGCCACCGCCCTCGTGCTGGGATCACGGCATCTGAGCCGGAGGCAGGAGGTGTTCGGCTCCGCGTCGGTCGCCCTCCCGGTGATGGCTCATACGCACTGTCCCCTGGTGGTCGTCCCCGAGCCGGAGCACATCACCCAGGACCCCGCGTACTACGTCGTCGGCGTCGACGGAAGCGAACACTCCGCTGCCGCGGTCGATATGGCGTTCGAGGAGGCGGCCTTGCGCGGCGCCGAGCTGCGAGCCGTTTTCGTCTGGGAGCCGGGGCCGTTCAGGATCTTCGACAAGTACGAGCCGCAGCAGGAGTGCCGCCGGCTGCTCTCCGAGATCGTGGCGGGCCGGCACGCCCGTTTCCCCGAGGTGGAGCTGCGCCACGAAGTGGTCGTCGGGCATCCGGTCCAGGTGCTCACGGAGGCCTCGTCGCACGCGCTGGGCCTGGTGGTGGGGACCCGGGGGCGGGGAGGCTTCGCGGGCATGCTGCTGGGCTCGGTCAGCCAGGGCGTGCTGCACCACGCCGGCTGCCCGGTCATCGCCGTCCCGACACACGGGTAA
- a CDS encoding Acg family FMN-binding oxidoreductase, producing the protein MIAEPPDVNTVEALVADAAAAPSLHNAQPWAFRYLRDTGVLRLYADLERALPRTDPGNRGLRMGCGAALFNLRVAGAATGLAPVVRLLPDPTHQDFLAEVDLCGTGPPDGALSRLGPAIRRRHSSRLPFRDEALPAAVRERLYEAARAEGAQLLFPGAWHVKAILELVRDAEGWEALDPEVREETERWTHTELSGTARAADGIPGEAFGPRQRGTSAPMRDFAVGRPMPGRSWATFEKNPNIALLGTAHDEPVDWLRAGQALERVLLWATTDGLVASVTSQPLEWPEIRWAVRDPVSAMAHVQMVIRLGYGPEGHESPRRPVADLLDVL; encoded by the coding sequence GTGATCGCAGAACCCCCCGACGTGAACACCGTCGAGGCACTCGTCGCAGACGCCGCCGCGGCGCCCTCGCTGCACAACGCGCAGCCCTGGGCCTTCCGCTATCTGCGGGACACTGGCGTCCTGCGCCTATACGCCGATCTGGAGCGCGCGCTCCCGCGAACAGACCCCGGGAATCGCGGCCTCCGCATGGGGTGCGGCGCCGCGCTCTTCAACCTGCGTGTGGCCGGCGCCGCGACAGGGCTGGCGCCAGTCGTCCGGCTGCTGCCCGACCCGACCCACCAGGACTTCCTCGCCGAGGTGGATCTGTGTGGCACCGGACCACCCGACGGGGCGCTCTCCCGGCTGGGCCCTGCAATCCGTCGCCGTCACTCCAGCCGCCTTCCTTTCCGTGACGAAGCACTCCCAGCCGCCGTGCGGGAGAGGCTGTACGAAGCGGCCCGCGCCGAGGGGGCCCAGCTGTTGTTCCCCGGTGCCTGGCACGTGAAGGCGATCCTGGAGTTGGTGCGGGATGCCGAAGGCTGGGAAGCGCTCGACCCGGAGGTACGAGAGGAAACGGAGCGCTGGACGCACACGGAGCTGTCAGGTACTGCGCGGGCGGCCGACGGCATTCCCGGTGAGGCATTCGGTCCTCGCCAACGCGGTACCTCAGCCCCGATGCGTGACTTCGCCGTCGGCCGTCCGATGCCCGGGCGAAGCTGGGCGACCTTCGAGAAGAACCCGAACATCGCCCTGCTGGGTACGGCCCACGATGAGCCTGTGGACTGGCTCCGTGCCGGTCAGGCACTGGAGCGAGTCCTGCTCTGGGCCACCACGGACGGGCTGGTCGCCTCGGTCACTTCCCAGCCCCTGGAGTGGCCGGAGATCCGGTGGGCCGTCCGCGACCCTGTCTCGGCCATGGCCCACGTCCAGATGGTGATCCGGCTCGGCTACGGCCCCGAAGGCCACGAGAGCCCACGGCGGCCGGTGGCCGATCTGCTCGACGTCCTCTGA